A section of the Pseudomonas fluorescens genome encodes:
- a CDS encoding DUF2388 domain-containing protein: MSKPNYLLALCLVGAANAQATSFVMTTDALVSLSMSATKGTSSSFKDDKIVLAAKADAAAFVASQGELRGVQLESALQHIRRTLPELRETDEQLARAILIL, encoded by the coding sequence ATGTCAAAACCCAACTATCTGCTCGCCCTGTGCCTGGTCGGCGCCGCCAATGCCCAGGCCACTAGCTTTGTAATGACCACCGATGCCCTGGTCAGCCTGTCGATGAGTGCCACCAAGGGCACCAGCAGCAGTTTCAAGGATGACAAAATCGTATTGGCTGCAAAGGCCGACGCAGCAGCATTTGTCGCTAGCCAAGGCGAGCTGCGCGGTGTTCAATTGGAGTCTGCATTGCAGCACATTCGTCGCACCCTGCCGGAGTTACGCGAGACTGACGAGCAACTCGCCCGTGCGATCCTTATCCTGTGA
- a CDS encoding glycerophosphodiester phosphodiesterase family protein has translation MIDTRYTLALLTTGLFLTGCASQPVATGQLPQIVAHRGGTADFPENTLLAIDNALANNVDMLWLTVQLSQDQVPVLYRPTDLSANTDGTGAVAGKTLAQLQQLNAGWQFKQDGANGQVTYPYRAHPVMLPSLQQALATIPVTTPIILDMKALPADTQAKAVAQVLEQNKAWDRVLIYSTDASYQQAFAQYPQARLFESRDRTRDRLANVALAHSCQPAPQAGSWVAFEYQRKVELVETFTLGEARSPVNAKLWTAPAIDCFQSKGKVHILAIAINNEDDYRAAACRNIDAVLVDSPRTMRGVKQRLEWPLRCD, from the coding sequence ATGATTGATACCCGATATACCCTTGCACTGCTGACCACCGGCCTGTTTTTGACAGGTTGCGCGTCCCAACCCGTCGCCACTGGCCAGTTGCCGCAGATCGTCGCCCATCGCGGGGGCACAGCGGACTTCCCGGAAAACACGTTGCTGGCTATCGATAATGCCCTGGCCAATAACGTGGATATGCTGTGGCTCACGGTACAGTTGAGCCAGGATCAGGTTCCCGTGCTGTATCGGCCGACGGACTTGAGTGCCAATACAGACGGCACGGGCGCAGTGGCGGGGAAAACCCTGGCCCAACTGCAACAGCTCAATGCCGGCTGGCAATTCAAGCAGGATGGGGCCAATGGCCAGGTAACCTACCCCTACCGTGCCCATCCCGTGATGCTGCCTTCATTGCAACAAGCATTGGCAACAATCCCGGTCACGACCCCGATCATCCTCGATATGAAAGCCCTGCCCGCCGACACCCAGGCCAAAGCCGTAGCTCAGGTACTGGAGCAAAACAAGGCCTGGGACCGGGTGTTGATCTACTCCACCGATGCCAGCTACCAACAAGCGTTTGCGCAGTACCCCCAGGCCCGCCTGTTCGAGTCCAGGGATCGGACACGCGACCGCTTGGCCAATGTAGCCCTGGCTCACAGCTGCCAGCCGGCCCCCCAAGCGGGGAGTTGGGTGGCGTTTGAGTATCAGCGCAAGGTTGAACTGGTGGAAACCTTTACTCTTGGAGAAGCACGCTCACCGGTCAATGCCAAGCTGTGGACAGCGCCGGCCATCGACTGCTTCCAGTCCAAGGGCAAAGTGCATATCCTGGCGATCGCCATTAACAACGAAGACGACTATCGGGCGGCGGCATGCCGCAATATCGACGCGGTACTGGTGGACTCGCCCCGCACGATGCGAGGCGTGAAGCAGCGGCTCGAATGGCCACTGCGGTGTGACTGA
- the rnhA gene encoding ribonuclease HI — translation MTDSVELFTDGACKGNPGPGGWGALLVCKGVEKELWGGEANTTNNRMELMGAIRGLEELKRRCDVLLVTDSQYVMKGINEWMVNWKKRGWKTAAKEPVKNADLWQLLDEQCNRHNITWKWVRGHIGHPGNERADQLANRGVDEVRGYKQS, via the coding sequence ATGACCGATAGCGTAGAACTCTTTACCGATGGCGCCTGCAAGGGCAATCCTGGTCCCGGCGGCTGGGGCGCCTTGCTGGTGTGCAAGGGCGTGGAGAAAGAGTTGTGGGGCGGTGAAGCCAACACTACCAATAACCGCATGGAACTGATGGGCGCCATTCGCGGCCTGGAAGAGCTCAAGCGCCGTTGCGATGTGTTGTTGGTGACGGACTCGCAATACGTTATGAAAGGCATCAACGAGTGGATGGTCAACTGGAAAAAGCGCGGCTGGAAAACCGCTGCCAAGGAGCCGGTGAAGAACGCCGACCTGTGGCAGTTGCTGGATGAACAGTGCAACCGCCACAACATCACCTGGAAGTGGGTGCGCGGGCATATCGGCCATCCAGGCAACGAGCGGGCCGACCAACTGGCCAATCGTGGCGTGGATGAAGTGCGCGGCTACAAGCAGAGCTAA
- a CDS encoding class I SAM-dependent methyltransferase, translating to MTDKAFAQADPEWLALISAAREWLSGPIGQFLLEQERLMLEEELERFFGGYLVHYGPSAQNPPSAPQVQRNVRLGAPLPGVEIVCEEQAWPLSEHAADVVVMQHGLDFCLSPHGLLREAASAVRPGGHLLIVGINPWSSWGLRHVFAHDALRQARCIAPSRVSDWLNLLGFALEKRRFGCYRPPLASPKWQGRLAGWERRAGAWQLSGGGFYLLVARKIVVGLRPVSQVRRESMGKLVPMPLAKVNRRSSEP from the coding sequence ATGACTGATAAAGCGTTCGCCCAGGCCGATCCCGAGTGGCTGGCCTTGATCAGCGCGGCCCGTGAATGGCTGTCCGGGCCGATCGGGCAATTCCTGCTGGAACAGGAGCGACTTATGCTCGAGGAAGAGCTGGAGCGCTTCTTTGGCGGCTACCTGGTGCATTACGGCCCTTCGGCCCAGAACCCGCCGTCTGCGCCCCAGGTGCAGCGCAATGTACGCCTGGGCGCGCCGTTGCCGGGGGTCGAGATTGTCTGCGAGGAACAGGCCTGGCCTTTGAGCGAGCACGCCGCCGATGTGGTGGTGATGCAGCACGGCCTGGATTTCTGCCTGTCTCCCCATGGTTTGCTGCGTGAGGCGGCCAGCGCCGTGCGCCCGGGTGGCCATTTATTGATTGTGGGTATCAACCCCTGGAGTTCATGGGGGCTGCGGCACGTGTTCGCCCATGATGCGCTACGCCAGGCCCGCTGCATTGCGCCCTCACGGGTCAGCGACTGGTTGAACCTGCTGGGCTTCGCGCTGGAGAAACGCCGCTTCGGGTGCTATCGTCCGCCGCTTGCCTCGCCCAAGTGGCAGGGCCGTTTGGCTGGCTGGGAGCGCCGGGCTGGGGCCTGGCAGTTGTCCGGTGGCGGTTTCTACCTACTGGTGGCCCGCAAGATCGTGGTCGGGCTGCGGCCGGTGAGCCAGGTACGGCGAGAGTCCATGGGCAAGCTGGTACCGATGCCCCTGGCCAAGGTCAACCGTCGCTCCAGCGAGCCATAA
- the gloB gene encoding hydroxyacylglutathione hydrolase, whose protein sequence is MIQISALPAFTDNYIWLLQDHREHRCAVVDPGDAAPVLAWLDHHPGWILSDILVTHHHPDHVGGVEQLKQVSGATVYGPANEKIPARDVALKDNDRIEVLGWEFEVLAVPGHTLGHMAFYHHGLLFCGDTLFAAGCGRLFEGTPEQMYHSLERLAALPVDTLVYCTHEYTQSNLRFAQAVEPDNADIAERVAKVSELRAGGKMTLPSTLALEKLTNPFLRTAETSVKQKADERNGRDNRSGSEVFASLRAWKDTF, encoded by the coding sequence ATGATACAGATCAGTGCCCTGCCCGCCTTCACCGATAACTACATCTGGTTGTTACAGGACCATCGCGAGCATCGTTGCGCCGTGGTCGACCCCGGTGATGCCGCGCCGGTTCTGGCCTGGCTCGATCATCATCCGGGCTGGATCCTCAGTGACATCCTGGTGACCCACCATCACCCCGACCACGTGGGCGGCGTAGAGCAGCTCAAGCAGGTATCGGGCGCTACGGTCTATGGCCCGGCCAACGAAAAAATCCCGGCTCGTGACGTCGCGCTCAAGGATAACGACCGTATTGAGGTACTGGGCTGGGAGTTCGAGGTGCTGGCCGTGCCGGGGCATACCCTGGGGCATATGGCCTTTTACCACCACGGCTTGCTGTTCTGCGGCGATACCCTGTTCGCTGCCGGTTGCGGACGTTTGTTCGAAGGCACGCCCGAACAGATGTACCACTCACTGGAGCGCCTGGCTGCCCTGCCGGTCGACACCCTGGTCTACTGCACCCACGAATACACACAAAGTAACCTGCGCTTTGCCCAGGCCGTGGAACCGGATAACGCCGATATCGCCGAGCGGGTGGCAAAAGTCAGCGAACTCAGGGCAGGCGGCAAGATGACATTACCGTCGACCCTGGCCCTGGAAAAACTCACCAACCCTTTTCTGCGTACCGCTGAAACATCCGTTAAACAAAAAGCGGACGAGCGGAATGGCCGTGATAACCGCTCTGGGAGCGAGGTGTTTGCTAGCTTGCGTGCTTGGAAAGATACGTTCTAA
- a CDS encoding lytic transglycosylase domain-containing protein, which translates to MSSSIRKSNHSDALTRLAQAIAVAVSATLAGCQTTHYPAQSTVQPKPVFTAKIKQKPLWLSETPSPQVPQDVWERMRQGFQLQDGAGVNPRIEQQRLWFASNPSFLENAGERGSLYIHYIVERLEERNMPLELALLPVIESAYNPMAYSRSDAVGLWQFIPSTGRYFNLRQTRAYDGRRDITASTTAALDYLTRLHDMFNGDWLLALAAYNAGEGTVSRAIERNEKLGLPTDYWNLPLPQETKDYVPKFLALSQVVLAPEAYGVNLNPIANTPYFEVVEVKQSMDLSRVAALAEIDEDELFQLNPAFKQRTTLDGPQHLLVPTSKAQLLASSLSSMNPEELLSLRPKKPVFDEVEHKAVAGRSRSYKVKSGDNLTLIAKANKVDVHDLQRWNKLNGQALKVGQTLVMQDTRKVVAKAGGKKPVQYKVKKGDSLYMVAKRFNVEMQHLKRWNPRTGQALKPGQMLVVSGPR; encoded by the coding sequence ATGTCGTCATCTATTCGTAAATCCAACCATTCAGACGCATTGACCCGCCTGGCTCAAGCCATTGCGGTGGCCGTTTCCGCAACTCTGGCGGGCTGCCAAACCACCCATTACCCTGCACAATCCACCGTGCAACCCAAACCTGTATTTACTGCCAAGATCAAGCAAAAACCCCTTTGGCTCTCAGAGACGCCAAGCCCACAGGTGCCCCAGGATGTCTGGGAACGCATGCGCCAGGGGTTCCAATTGCAGGACGGGGCCGGCGTCAACCCACGTATCGAACAGCAACGCCTGTGGTTCGCCAGCAACCCCTCATTCCTGGAGAACGCCGGCGAACGCGGCAGTCTCTATATTCACTACATCGTCGAACGCCTTGAAGAACGCAACATGCCCCTGGAGCTGGCCCTGCTGCCAGTCATTGAAAGTGCCTACAACCCAATGGCCTATTCGCGCAGCGATGCCGTCGGCCTGTGGCAGTTCATTCCCTCCACCGGGCGCTACTTCAACCTGCGCCAGACCCGCGCCTACGATGGCCGCCGCGACATCACCGCCTCCACCACCGCGGCCCTGGACTACTTGACACGTCTGCATGACATGTTCAATGGCGACTGGCTGCTCGCCCTGGCGGCCTATAACGCCGGCGAAGGTACGGTCAGCCGGGCCATCGAGCGCAACGAAAAGCTCGGCCTGCCAACCGACTACTGGAACCTGCCGCTACCCCAGGAAACCAAGGACTACGTGCCCAAGTTCCTGGCGCTGTCCCAAGTGGTGCTGGCCCCCGAGGCCTATGGCGTCAACCTGAACCCGATTGCCAACACGCCCTACTTCGAAGTGGTTGAAGTCAAGCAAAGCATGGACCTGTCCCGGGTCGCAGCGCTGGCCGAGATCGACGAAGACGAACTGTTCCAGCTCAACCCAGCCTTCAAGCAACGCACTACCCTGGACGGCCCCCAGCACCTGCTGGTGCCCACCTCCAAGGCGCAATTGCTGGCCAGCAGCCTGTCCTCGATGAATCCCGAGGAGTTGTTGAGCCTGCGCCCGAAAAAGCCGGTGTTTGACGAAGTCGAACACAAGGCCGTGGCCGGGCGCTCACGTAGCTACAAGGTCAAGAGTGGCGACAACCTGACGCTGATTGCCAAGGCCAACAAGGTCGATGTGCATGACCTGCAGCGCTGGAACAAGCTCAATGGGCAAGCCTTGAAAGTCGGCCAGACTCTGGTGATGCAGGACACCCGCAAAGTCGTGGCCAAGGCGGGTGGCAAGAAGCCGGTGCAGTACAAGGTCAAGAAAGGTGACTCGCTGTACATGGTTGCCAAGCGCTTCAACGTCGAGATGCAACATCTCAAGCGTTGGAACCCGCGCACGGGCCAAGCGCTGAAACCAGGCCAGATGCTGGTCGTTTCCGGGCCAAGATAA
- a CDS encoding extracellular solute-binding protein, whose product MKRPLLLLISLALSFSTNASITESHGYAQFGTLKYPAKFTHFDWVNPAAPKGGTLRVMAFGTFDTLNPYTFKGSSPVSTANFLQYGVNELNEPLMVGTGQYAPSGDEPTSSYGLIAQSVEYSEDRSWVVFNLRPQARFHDGKPITADDVAFSYRTLLTEGHPQYRTNLQEVARVDVLTPQRIRFVFKRAGNPLLILRLGELPVLPQHYWKNRDFKATTFEPPLGSGPYRISQVQPGRQLVFERVKDYWGKNLPVNRGFYNYDKVEVEFYRDSDVAFEAFKAGEFDIYIEHQAKNWANGYNFPAVNRGEVIKAQIAHQIPTQSQGLFMNSRRATFSQAKVREALGLMFDFEWTNRTLFSGAYKRTLSYYPNSEFSASGLPVGHEWLMLSPYREQLPANLFTQAFSLPQTDGRGIPRETLRRALGLLAEGGWKLSGQRLLNSDGQPLRFEILLVNPNLERILQPYVENLRSIGIDARLRTVDRAQYKQRLDQFDFDMILMTLNQTLSPGLEQWQYFHSSQAAVKGSKNYAGIANPVVDHLLEQLLAAQTRDQQIAAGRALDRVLLWQHYSIPNWYLNYHRLAYRNRFAFVTTPPYSLGLSAWWLKASEKPQ is encoded by the coding sequence TTGAAGCGTCCCCTCCTTCTACTAATAAGTCTGGCCTTGAGCTTTTCCACGAACGCGAGCATTACCGAGAGCCACGGTTATGCGCAGTTCGGTACGCTCAAATACCCGGCCAAATTCACCCACTTCGATTGGGTAAACCCCGCAGCGCCCAAGGGCGGCACCTTGCGGGTCATGGCCTTTGGCACGTTTGACACCCTCAACCCCTATACCTTCAAGGGCTCCAGCCCCGTCTCCACCGCCAACTTCCTGCAATACGGGGTCAATGAGCTCAACGAGCCGCTGATGGTCGGTACCGGCCAATACGCACCTTCCGGCGATGAACCCACCTCCAGCTATGGCCTGATTGCCCAATCGGTGGAGTACAGCGAAGACCGCAGCTGGGTGGTATTCAACCTGCGCCCGCAAGCGCGGTTCCATGATGGCAAGCCCATCACCGCCGACGATGTGGCGTTTTCCTATCGCACGCTGCTGACCGAAGGCCACCCGCAATACCGCACCAACCTGCAGGAAGTGGCCCGGGTGGATGTGCTCACCCCCCAGCGCATCCGCTTTGTATTCAAACGCGCTGGCAACCCGCTGCTGATCTTGCGCCTGGGTGAGTTACCGGTGTTACCCCAACATTACTGGAAGAACCGCGACTTCAAGGCCACCACCTTCGAGCCACCCCTGGGCAGTGGGCCCTATCGGATCAGCCAGGTCCAGCCGGGCCGGCAATTGGTGTTCGAGCGGGTCAAGGACTATTGGGGCAAGAACCTGCCGGTTAATCGCGGGTTCTACAACTACGACAAGGTCGAGGTAGAGTTCTACCGAGACAGCGACGTGGCCTTTGAAGCGTTCAAGGCCGGCGAGTTTGACATCTATATCGAACACCAGGCCAAGAACTGGGCCAATGGCTACAACTTCCCGGCAGTCAATCGTGGCGAGGTGATCAAGGCGCAGATCGCCCATCAGATCCCGACCCAGAGCCAGGGCCTGTTCATGAACAGCCGCCGTGCCACCTTCAGCCAGGCCAAGGTCCGTGAAGCGCTGGGGCTGATGTTCGATTTTGAATGGACCAACCGCACCCTGTTCAGTGGCGCCTATAAACGCACCCTGAGCTACTACCCCAACAGCGAATTCTCCGCCAGCGGCCTGCCGGTGGGGCATGAATGGCTGATGCTCTCGCCCTATCGCGAGCAACTGCCCGCCAATCTGTTTACCCAGGCCTTCAGCCTGCCGCAGACCGACGGACGCGGCATCCCCCGGGAAACCCTGCGTCGCGCCCTTGGCCTGCTGGCCGAAGGTGGCTGGAAACTCTCCGGCCAGCGCCTACTCAATAGTGATGGGCAGCCGCTGCGTTTTGAAATCCTGCTGGTCAATCCGAACCTGGAGCGGATCCTGCAACCCTATGTGGAAAACCTGCGCAGTATCGGCATCGATGCACGCTTGCGCACCGTGGACCGCGCGCAGTACAAGCAGCGCCTCGACCAATTCGACTTCGACATGATCCTGATGACCCTCAACCAGACCCTCAGCCCCGGCCTTGAGCAGTGGCAGTACTTTCACTCCAGCCAGGCCGCGGTCAAGGGCAGCAAGAACTACGCGGGCATCGCCAACCCGGTGGTCGACCACCTGCTGGAACAGTTGCTCGCCGCGCAAACCCGCGACCAGCAAATCGCCGCCGGCCGGGCCCTGGACCGGGTCCTGCTATGGCAGCACTACAGTATTCCCAATTGGTATCTCAACTATCATCGCCTGGCGTACCGCAATCGGTTCGCCTTCGTGACCACGCCGCCCTATAGCCTGGGCCTGAGCGCGTGGTGGCTGAAAGCTTCGGAGAAACCCCAATGA
- a CDS encoding extracellular solute-binding protein, translating to MMALRTAIFSGLLLCTQAMAGPQHALTLYDEPPKYPANFKHVDYVNPDAPKGGTFREAAMGSFDSLNPFISKGVPADNIGLVYDTLAQQGLDEPITEYGLVAGKIEKAPDNSWVRFYLRPEARFHDGHPVHAEDVVFSFETLIKQGSPIYRTYYADVAEVVAEDPLRVLFKFKHTSNRELPLILGQLPVLPKHWWAGRDFAKSSLEIPLGSGPYKVAEVKPGRSIRYERVKDYWAKDLPLNKGLYNFDYRISDYYRDSTVALEALKAGQFDYWQETTAKNWANAYNVPAVAEGRLIKEELPNGNPTGMQGFVFNIRKPMFQDVRVRKAISLLLDFEWSNKQLFNGAYTRTRSYFENSDMAATGLPGPAELAILEPLRGRIPPQAFTEAFAPPKTDASGMIRTQQREAYQLLQEAGWRIVDDKMVDTTGKPVSIEFMLFQTDFERILLPFKRNLADLGIELVIRRVDVSQYVNRVRSRDFDMMVGSFPQSSSPGNEQREFWQSSSADNPGSRNYIGLKDPAIDELVEQLINADSRSSLVAHAKALDRVLQFGYYVIPNWHIKTYRVAYWNHLGHPNVPPRYDVGINTWWIKPDTPPAMKPPTDTSAGPASGGD from the coding sequence ATGATGGCTTTGCGTACTGCGATTTTTAGTGGCCTGTTGTTGTGCACCCAAGCCATGGCCGGCCCCCAACATGCCTTGACCCTGTATGACGAGCCGCCCAAGTACCCGGCCAATTTCAAGCACGTCGACTACGTCAATCCGGACGCGCCCAAGGGCGGTACCTTCCGTGAGGCGGCCATGGGCAGCTTCGACAGCCTCAACCCGTTTATCAGCAAGGGCGTGCCCGCCGACAATATCGGCCTGGTCTATGACACCCTGGCCCAGCAAGGCCTGGACGAACCCATCACCGAGTACGGCCTGGTCGCCGGCAAGATCGAAAAAGCCCCGGACAACAGTTGGGTACGCTTTTACCTGCGCCCGGAAGCGCGCTTCCATGATGGCCATCCGGTACACGCCGAAGACGTGGTGTTCAGCTTTGAGACCCTGATCAAACAGGGCAGCCCTATCTACCGCACCTACTATGCCGACGTCGCCGAGGTAGTGGCCGAGGATCCGCTGCGGGTCTTGTTCAAGTTCAAACACACCAGCAACCGCGAACTGCCGCTGATCCTCGGCCAGTTGCCGGTGCTGCCCAAACATTGGTGGGCCGGGCGCGACTTTGCCAAGAGCAGCCTGGAAATCCCCCTGGGCAGCGGCCCTTACAAGGTGGCCGAGGTCAAGCCGGGGCGTTCGATCCGCTACGAGCGGGTCAAGGATTACTGGGCCAAGGACCTGCCGCTCAACAAGGGCCTGTACAACTTCGATTACCGCATCAGCGATTACTACCGTGACAGCACGGTGGCCCTGGAAGCGCTCAAGGCCGGGCAGTTCGACTATTGGCAGGAAACCACGGCAAAGAACTGGGCCAATGCCTACAACGTGCCGGCCGTGGCCGAGGGGCGCTTGATCAAGGAAGAGCTGCCCAACGGCAATCCCACCGGGATGCAGGGCTTTGTGTTCAATATCCGCAAGCCGATGTTCCAGGACGTGCGGGTGCGCAAGGCCATCAGCCTGCTGCTGGACTTTGAATGGAGCAACAAGCAACTGTTCAACGGTGCCTATACCCGTACCCGCAGTTATTTCGAAAACTCGGACATGGCCGCCACCGGCCTGCCCGGCCCCGCCGAGCTGGCGATTCTTGAACCATTGCGCGGCCGAATCCCACCGCAAGCGTTCACCGAAGCCTTCGCCCCGCCGAAAACCGACGCCAGCGGCATGATCCGCACCCAGCAGCGCGAAGCCTACCAGCTGTTGCAGGAAGCCGGCTGGCGCATCGTTGACGACAAGATGGTCGACACCACAGGCAAGCCGGTAAGCATCGAGTTCATGCTGTTCCAGACCGATTTCGAGCGCATCCTGCTGCCCTTCAAGCGCAACCTGGCAGACCTGGGCATCGAGCTGGTGATCCGTCGGGTCGATGTCTCGCAGTACGTCAATCGCGTGCGCTCGCGGGATTTCGACATGATGGTCGGCAGCTTCCCGCAATCCTCCTCACCGGGTAACGAGCAGCGTGAATTCTGGCAATCGAGCAGTGCCGACAACCCCGGCAGCCGCAACTACATCGGCCTCAAGGACCCGGCCATCGACGAATTGGTGGAACAGTTGATCAACGCCGACTCACGCAGCAGCCTGGTGGCCCACGCCAAGGCCCTGGACCGGGTCCTGCAGTTTGGCTACTACGTGATCCCCAACTGGCACATCAAGACCTACCGCGTGGCCTATTGGAATCACCTCGGCCATCCCAACGTCCCGCCGCGCTATGACGTGGGCATCAACACCTGGTGGATCAAACCCGACACACCGCCGGCAATGAAGCCGCCCACAGACACCAGCGCCGGCCCGGCAAGCGGAGGCGACTGA
- a CDS encoding microcin C ABC transporter permease YejB: MLAYIVRRLLLIIPTLFGILLINFVIIQAAPGGPVEQMIAKLEGFEGATSRIAGGGAEVSVAGSSYRGAQGLDPALIKEIEKMYGFDKSAPERLWIMVKNYAQLDFGDSFFRDAKVIDLIKEKMPVSISLGLWSTLIMYLVSIPLGIAKATRHGSHFDVWTSSAIIVGYAIPAFLFAILLIVVFAGGSYFDWFPLRGLTSNNFDELSWGGKLLDYFWHLALPVTALVIGNFATMTLLTKNSFLDEINKQYVVTAKAKGLTNHRVLYDHVFRNAMLLVIAGFPSAFIGIFFTGSLLVEVIFSLDGLGLMSFEAAINRDYPVVFGTLFIFTLLGLVVKLIGDLTYTLVDPRIDFESREH; the protein is encoded by the coding sequence ATGCTGGCTTATATTGTTCGCAGGCTGCTGCTGATCATCCCGACGCTGTTCGGCATTTTGCTGATCAACTTTGTCATCATCCAGGCCGCACCCGGTGGCCCGGTGGAGCAAATGATCGCCAAGCTCGAAGGCTTTGAAGGCGCCACCAGCCGCATCGCCGGCGGCGGCGCCGAAGTCTCGGTGGCAGGTTCCAGCTACCGCGGTGCCCAAGGCCTGGACCCGGCGCTGATCAAGGAAATCGAGAAGATGTACGGCTTCGACAAGTCGGCGCCGGAACGCTTGTGGATCATGGTCAAGAACTACGCCCAACTGGATTTTGGCGACAGTTTCTTCCGCGATGCCAAGGTCATCGACCTGATCAAGGAGAAAATGCCGGTGTCCATCTCCCTCGGGTTATGGAGCACCCTGATCATGTACCTGGTCTCGATCCCCCTGGGGATCGCCAAGGCTACCCGCCACGGCAGCCACTTTGACGTGTGGACCAGCTCGGCCATCATCGTCGGCTATGCGATCCCGGCGTTCCTGTTTGCCATCCTGTTGATCGTGGTGTTCGCCGGCGGCAGTTATTTCGACTGGTTTCCGCTGCGCGGGCTGACCTCCAACAACTTCGACGAGTTGAGTTGGGGCGGCAAGCTCCTTGACTACTTCTGGCACCTGGCGTTGCCGGTCACGGCCCTGGTGATCGGTAACTTCGCCACCATGACCCTGCTGACCAAGAACAGCTTTCTCGACGAGATCAACAAACAATACGTCGTCACCGCCAAAGCCAAGGGCCTGACCAATCACCGCGTGCTCTACGACCATGTGTTTCGCAACGCCATGCTCCTGGTGATCGCCGGGTTCCCGTCGGCCTTTATCGGCATTTTCTTTACCGGCTCGTTGCTGGTGGAAGTGATCTTCTCCCTCGACGGCCTGGGCCTGATGAGCTTTGAAGCGGCAATCAACCGCGATTACCCGGTGGTGTTCGGCACCCTGTTTATCTTCACGCTGCTGGGCCTGGTGGTGAAACTGATTGGTGATTTGACCTACACCCTGGTCGACCCCCGTATCGACTTCGAAAGCCGGGAGCATTGA
- a CDS encoding ABC transporter permease: protein MNLSPLNRRRFERFKANKRGWWSLWLFLILFGLSLGAELIANDKPLAVHYDGDWYFPALKRYPETTFGGEFPLEANYKSPYIRELLKAKDAWTLWAPIPFSYQSINYDLKVPAPAPPSADNLLGTDDQGRDVLARVIYGFRVSVLFALTLTVLSSIIGVAAGALQGFYGGWVDLAGQRFLEIWSGLPVLYLLIILASFVQPNFWWLLGIMLLFSWMSLVDVVRAEFLRGRNLEYVRAARALGMQNGAIMFRHILPNAMVSTMTFMPFILTGAIGTLTALDFLGFGLPAGSPSLGELVAQGKSNLQAPWLGISAFAVLAIMLSLLVFIGESARDAFDPRK, encoded by the coding sequence ATGAACCTATCCCCCCTCAATCGCCGCCGCTTTGAACGTTTCAAGGCCAACAAGCGCGGCTGGTGGTCGCTGTGGCTGTTCCTGATCCTGTTTGGCCTGAGCCTGGGCGCCGAGTTGATCGCTAACGACAAGCCGCTGGCCGTGCATTACGACGGCGACTGGTACTTCCCGGCACTCAAGCGCTACCCGGAAACCACCTTCGGCGGCGAATTCCCCCTGGAAGCCAACTACAAAAGCCCCTATATCCGCGAGCTGCTCAAGGCCAAGGATGCCTGGACACTCTGGGCGCCGATCCCCTTCAGCTACCAGAGCATCAACTATGACCTGAAAGTCCCGGCCCCGGCGCCGCCGTCGGCCGATAACCTGCTGGGCACCGACGACCAGGGCCGCGACGTGCTGGCGCGGGTGATCTACGGCTTTCGGGTGTCGGTGCTGTTTGCCCTGACCCTCACCGTATTGAGCTCGATCATCGGCGTCGCAGCCGGCGCACTGCAGGGTTTCTATGGTGGCTGGGTCGACCTGGCCGGTCAGCGCTTCCTGGAGATCTGGTCGGGGTTGCCGGTGCTGTACTTGTTGATCATTCTCGCCAGCTTCGTGCAGCCCAACTTCTGGTGGCTGCTGGGGATCATGCTGTTGTTTTCCTGGATGAGCCTGGTGGACGTCGTGCGCGCCGAGTTCCTGCGCGGGCGCAACCTGGAATACGTGCGCGCCGCGCGGGCCCTGGGGATGCAGAACGGCGCGATCATGTTCCGCCATATCCTGCCCAACGCCATGGTTTCGACCATGACCTTCATGCCGTTCATTTTGACCGGTGCGATCGGCACCCTGACCGCCCTGGACTTCCTGGGCTTCGGCCTGCCCGCCGGCTCGCCGTCCCTGGGCGAACTGGTGGCCCAGGGCAAATCCAACCTGCAGGCGCCGTGGCTGGGCATCAGTGCCTTTGCGGTGCTGGCGATCATGTTGAGTTTGCTGGTGTTTATCGGCGAGTCCGCTCGCGATGCCTTCGACCCGAGGAAATGA